A genomic region of Thermodesulfovibrionales bacterium contains the following coding sequences:
- a CDS encoding AAA family ATPase, producing the protein MYREHFGLKELPFSIAPDPRYLYLSGQHREALAHLVYGITGDGGFVLLTGEVGTGKTTVCRCLLEQLPEGTDVAFLLNPKLTVDELLAAICDDLGIRYPEGNRSIKVFVDCINRYLLDAYSRGRKTVLIIEEAQNLAPEVLEQIRLLTNLETNQRKLLQIIMIGQPELGTLLSRSEMRQLAQRITARYHLGPLTREEVFAYVSHRLSVAGVSSELFSPSAVNRLYRLSSGIPRLINVICDRALLGAYAQGKDSVNRSTLTKAAREVLGELNGRRGRVGKLRWLFAGLVISAIVAVLTVALYGTRPQSAAMKATEKQKTTMGEAKTDAIRWSVELPVGQSKDMAYAALFGRWDIPYRPEENNPACRQAQGYGLRCLEGPASLSGLLQMNRPMVLKLRDDDGREFYAALTSVSGDAAALVVGTASRIAEIKEIAGRWLGEYTLLWRAPPYYQGEIKPGSRGRQVQWLDEQVARAQGLQARSLRNAVYDDRLVSQVKKFQLSEGLVPDGIVGSRTLIRLSTAVGDREPVLTARGGP; encoded by the coding sequence ATGTATAGAGAGCACTTTGGACTGAAGGAACTCCCCTTTTCTATCGCGCCAGATCCCCGGTATCTCTACCTCAGCGGTCAGCACCGGGAAGCCCTGGCCCATCTTGTATACGGCATCACCGGCGACGGAGGCTTCGTCCTGCTCACCGGAGAAGTCGGAACGGGGAAGACGACTGTCTGTCGATGCCTCCTCGAGCAACTTCCGGAGGGCACGGACGTCGCCTTTCTCCTCAACCCGAAATTGACCGTCGATGAACTCCTCGCAGCCATCTGTGACGATCTCGGTATCCGATATCCCGAGGGCAATAGGAGTATTAAGGTCTTTGTGGATTGCATCAACAGATACCTGCTCGATGCCTACTCGAGGGGTCGTAAAACAGTGCTGATCATCGAGGAGGCACAGAACCTCGCCCCTGAGGTCCTGGAGCAGATTCGCCTCCTGACGAACCTCGAGACGAACCAGCGGAAACTGCTTCAGATTATCATGATAGGGCAGCCGGAACTCGGGACGCTGCTTTCTCGGTCTGAGATGCGGCAACTTGCCCAACGCATCACGGCCCGGTATCACCTCGGACCTCTGACGCGGGAGGAGGTATTCGCGTACGTCTCCCATCGCCTGTCGGTTGCGGGGGTGTCGTCAGAATTATTTTCTCCTTCTGCCGTAAATAGACTGTACCGCCTGAGTTCGGGAATCCCGCGACTGATAAATGTGATATGCGACCGGGCCCTTCTCGGGGCTTACGCGCAGGGGAAGGATTCTGTCAACAGATCGACTCTGACTAAGGCGGCGCGGGAAGTGCTCGGAGAACTCAACGGCAGACGAGGTCGGGTCGGGAAACTGAGGTGGCTCTTTGCCGGACTCGTGATTTCGGCAATAGTGGCTGTGCTGACAGTGGCCCTTTACGGAACAAGACCTCAATCCGCTGCGATGAAGGCGACAGAAAAACAGAAAACCACGATGGGGGAAGCGAAAACTGATGCTATCCGGTGGTCTGTCGAACTGCCGGTGGGGCAAAGCAAAGATATGGCGTATGCGGCCCTCTTCGGCCGATGGGATATTCCCTATCGGCCCGAGGAAAACAACCCGGCCTGCAGGCAGGCTCAGGGTTACGGTCTGCGTTGTCTCGAGGGACCAGCGAGTTTGAGCGGCCTCCTCCAGATGAACAGGCCGATGGTCTTGAAACTCCGGGACGATGACGGGAGAGAATTTTATGCTGCCCTCACTTCGGTCAGCGGGGATGCCGCCGCCCTCGTCGTGGGGACGGCGAGCAGGATTGCAGAGATCAAGGAAATAGCCGGCAGATGGCTTGGCGAATATACGCTATTGTGGCGGGCGCCGCCATATTACCAGGGGGAGATCAAGCCCGGCAGCAGGGGCCGTCAGGTCCAGTGGCTCGATGAACAGGTTGCGCGTGCCCAGGGATTGCAGGCCAGGTCCCTGAGAAATGCGGTCTATGACGACCGACTCGTCAGTCAGGTAAAGAAATTTCAGTTATCGGAAGGTCTCGTCCCGGACGGGATTGTGGGCTCCCGGACCCTCATCCGCCTCAGCACGGCGGTCGGAGATAGAGAACCGGTTCTGACCGCGCGGGGAGGTCCGTAG